CAGATTGCAGATTGCAGATTGCAGATTGCAGATTGCAGATTGCAGATTGCAAACTCGGCTGGAGGGGGATTGCTTCCCGCGGCGTGTCCCCGGATGCCTATTGGCTTTGTGGAAGCAATCCCTGAGCCGCCGGACCCGGAGGGATCTGTGAAGCATGGAAAAATGGAAGAATCGAAAGATGGAAATATGACATCGACGGTATGTTTCCATCTTTAGATCGTTCCATTTTTCCATTTACAACTTCATCAGACGCCTGCAGCGTATGCCCTCAGATGTGCGCAGAACGACGAAGACAGGGCCGGCAGAGAGCGATGCAATATCGCGGGAAATGCGGAGTCCGCCCTGCGGCATGCGTCCATCATACAATATGCGCGTGCGGCCAAGTGCATCGCTCAACGTGATATGCATAGCGGCACCCGCTTCCCCGCTGCAAACGATATTCAGGATGTCGCCTGCGGGCTGTGGATAGACGTCGAGTTGAATATCCGATGGATGTCGCATATCCCGCGCAGCATCATTGACTGCGACTTCCTTCGTCTCGAACACATGGGCAACCAGGCTTCCCTCGGACGAACGGACGAACTCGAGCACGTACAGGAAATGATTGATGGGATCGTATGCTGCGGAAAATATTTCCTGCTCGCTTCCGAAGAAGATTCTGCCATCGATGCGCAGCGCGGCATAGGGCTGCGGCTCATGTGGTGAGGAGACGCCATCGGCGACGTCCGCAAGATCGTCCGCGTTGTAAAACACGATCATGGGACGCATGAGATGCGCACGCCAGCCCTTGCCATCAGGGTCCGTTTCGTAAAATTCGGGGTAAGGGACATCGGCGATCACCCAGTCGTGCCGCATCTGCTCACCGTGATAGCCGTACCAGTTATCCCCGAAGGCCTTGCGTCCGACAACGGCGATGGCAGACTGCTCCCCGGCCTCCAGCCAGCAGGCCTCACGCCATTCGTCGCTGTGCTTGTATCCGTCGATGGCATCGGGAAAATGGTAGTTATCGCTGTTCTGTACGGGACCGTACTCCAACAGCCGCGTAAAGTCGAGCTCACTGCCCTGTCCCGGCGGTGACGCTCCTGCGGAGGGTATGGCATACATGGTGGGACCGAGCCCGCTGAGTCCACCATCCCGGAATCGGCCAACAACGAGCTGCCTGCCGTCCGTATGGTCCTGCGCCCAGGCATCCGGTACAGCAAACAGCCAGTCGCTCATCTGCGCGTCGATCGGCGGCGTACCGGCATCGCCCACGTACCAGGCACCCGCGTAGGGACCACCGGAAAGATTATCGGCGGGACAACAGCTGATGCTCGCGTGCTTCTCTCCGGTCACTGTATAGTGAATGCTCCAGGCACTGTAGAGCCGTTGGTCTGAAGGAAGGTACTCCAGACCCGTACGCCAGATATCGACATAGTCCCAGTTGTTGATATCTGAGGGACGGATGTTGACCGGCTGCTGAAGCACTGCGGCGACGGGAAGAGCTTCGATACCGGTCGTCGCCTGCAGCGGCGCGGGAATACTGATCTCTCCCACGAGACCGTTTTCCGGCTGGTTGAGATTACTCACGAACAATGAACCCGGGTATCCGTCGCCCGATCCCGCTCCGCTCTGTCCCCCATCTCCGTCCTGGCCATACGCAATCGCTTCGCCGCCCCAGTTGAAGTCCTCCGGCAAGCGGAACGCCCCGCGATACTCCATTCCCGCGGGTTGTAGCTGCGTGGCGTCACCCGCAAAGCTCTCTGTCGTGACGGTCAATTCCTCGGAATGCGCACTTTCATTCCCCATCATATCCCGTGCTGTCACGGTAAAGCGGTAGTCGGTTTCCGGCTCGAGGAACACACAGGTATGACTGTTCTCTCTCGTATATCCCTCCACCAGTCCGTCTGCATAGACGAAATACTCGACAACACCAACATTGTCTGCCGCATCATTCCATTGCAACTGCACCTGAGAATCTGTCACCTGCACCGTTCGGAGTCCGCTGGGTATGCTCGGGGCACGCACATCCGCCCTCGCAAGCTCAATTTTATCGCAAACCAGAAAGCTTTTCTGGTCGCTGGCTCCCCATTCAATGGCGCAATTCACATTCACGAGATTGAAGCTTCCCATGGTTGCATGGACCCCAGCGGGCGCAATGGCGAACATCGTCTGCCCGGTTTCCCCGGGTGCGAGCTCAGTCCATGTTTCCCGGTAATCCTCCGCACTTCGCATGGTGAACCACGCACCATCGGAATTCCCCCCATCCGGCTGGTCGGTGTCGGTGAAACTGATGCGCGCGGTGAAGCGTACCGTCTCGTCGGAACGGTTGTACCAGGTGACCACGATACAGTCCGCAACCGTGAACGCCCTGCTTATGCCGCTCACACCCATGTAATCACTGTATTCATCCGCCGAGACGTCTGAAACCAGTCCCCCGGGACCATCCGCAGTATAGTCGACTGCATCACTTTTGATCAGCGTATTCCATCCGGAGACCTCGAAGCTGTTGCCTCCCGCGTTCGCGCCGAAATCCACCAGCACCCGCTGAGCCTGAAGGCTGCCGGTACACATAATAATAGTAAGCGAAAGAAACAGGGTAAGGAAGGACGGTAGCGAATGTTTCATTGCTGTCTCCTGCTGAAGTGCACACGTCCCGACGAGGAACGCACTGCGGTAATACTGTCGCCTCGATGCGGAAATATCAAAAGCAGACATACAAATCGCAATAATGGAATGCGATTCCTGCTGCATTTCCCCGACCGATGACAGAATTGTGACAAAAGATTGACGGCACAGTGACCGCTCGTGCCATGCAACTCCCTATGTTTCCAGCAGTTGCAAGTATGAGTCGACAGGAGATCATCATGTACACCGTCAATATCGTCGCATCGAAGCGCCAGTGGAAAGAGTTTCTCGATGTCCCCGCTCTCGTGTATCGCGGACAGCGGCATGCCGTCAGACAGCCGGTGTACGAAGTGCGTCGACTGCTGGACAGGGAGAGCAACCCTTCGCTCCACGGACGCCGTCTCATCCTGCTCACGGTACAGCGTGGGGCGCAGGTCATCGGGAGATGCTCTGTTCTTCTCCCTGGCGAAGGACAGCATGGTGAAGCGCTCTTCGGGTTTTTCGAATCTGTGAATGACCGGGAAGCTGCGTACCGCCTCTTCGCCACGGCCAGTGATCTCTGTGCACAGCATGGCGTGCGTGCGCTGCATGGTCCGTTCAATCCCGATACGTCAGGACTCACCGGTGTGCATCTCGACAATTGCTCGCAGTCAAATGTCCTCGGCGAACCATGTTCGCTTCCATATTATCCCGGACTTCTCGAGCACGCGGGGTTTGCGATCGAGCAGCGTGGCCGCACCTGGCGAAGCCTGACGCTGCGAGAGGACGTCGCGGCCCTCCGCGCGTCACTTCCGAAACGCGAAACCGGCTATGCGCTAAGATCCTATTCGCTGGCGGAACTCAGGAAAGGACTCGGCGACCTCGCTGTGGTCTTCAATGAAGCCTTCCGCAACAACTGGAGCAGGGACGACCTGACAACCGATCAATATGCGTTCACGGCGGCTTCCTACATCCCAGCGGTGCTCGACCGCAGTCTTACGCTTGCCTACCGCGGCGACGTGCCCATCGGTGCCATGGTCTTTCTTGCCGACTGCAATCCTGCGCTAAAGCTGTCCTATCGTCTCCCGCATCCCCTTACGACGTACTGGCAGCGACAGTATGCGAAATACAGCCGCACGCTCGTCGGCTTCGCCATCGGTCTGCTCCCACGGTACCAGAATTCAGGTGCCGTGCTTGAACTGCTTCGTCACTTCACGTCCATCGCACGGAATTACGATGCCATGTACACGACATGGATTACACAGGGGAATCAGGGATCGGAGCGCATCTGTGCACGCCTTGGCCTGCAGCCCTGGCGCAGCATGGGTGTCTTTCGCAAGGAATGGTAACACCATCAATACAGGCAGAACCACACTATCAATAACGGAGGCCACCATGCGACGACACATCATCCCGATCACACTGTTCCTGATAACAGCACTGTACATCCCACTCCTTGCCCAGACTCCGGCAGTGCAGGGGAAGGTTTCGAACGCACTCACTGGAGAGACTTTGCCGGGAGTACACGTCCGCATCCTCCACGGCACAGAACACAGCTTCGTTGCCGGGGCGTACACGGATACTGAAGGGGACTTTCAGATCACGACACTTGAGGATGGACGCTATACATGCGTTATATCCTGCATTGGTTTCGAAACCGATACACGCAATATCGATGTCAACGGCAATACACCTTTGAAACTCAATGTGACACTGAATGAAGAAGTACTCGACATGCAGCAGGTTGTCGTCACCGCATCGCGTCGAAAGGAGAAGGTGCTCGATGCCCCTGCATCGGTCGCTGTGCTGACGACCCGCGAAATGGAACAGCGCAACGCCCTCACGGTGATGGACCATGTGCAGGGGGTCCAGGGTGTCGATGTTGCGGAAAAAGGAGTGATGCAGCGTGAGTATGTCGCCCGTGGGTTGAACAATGTCTTCAACGGTACAATGCGCACGCTTGTGGATAATCGTCTGACCAATCTGCCTTCCCTGCGTGCGAACATTTCGTATCTGCAGAGCATCGATGACGCCGATATCGATCGCATTGAAGTAGTCCTCGGACCGGGTTCCGCGCTCTACGGACCGAATGTCACGAACGGTGTCACAAACATCATCACGAAATCCCCGTTCGCTTCCCGCGGAACGGATGTCAGTATCATGGGCGGATCACAGTCGCTCGCTTCCTTCAGCGGCCGTCATGCGGGCACCGTGGGGGGACGCTTCGGGTACAAGGTCTCCGCCGGTTATCTCTCGGCTGAAGACTGGCAGTTCACCGATCCGGTCGAACCGTATCCTGAAGACCGCAGCACGGAGCGCTACAGTGTCGATGCACGTATGGATTATCTTGCGGGGGATCATTCCACCATCACTGTGAATGCCGGGCGCAGCTCGATCATGCGCGGGCTCGACCTCACGGACAACGGTGCCGTGCTCGCAAAAGACTTCAGCTTCTCGCATGTGCAATCGCGGTTTACCAGCGGTGATTTCTTCGGTCAGGTATATATCAATATGAATGATGCCGGAAGCACCTACCTGCTTCGCGCCGATCAGCCCATCGTCGACAATTCGAAGAAAATCGTAGCGGAACTTCAGAATGGGTCCCGCATTGCAGACTGGCAGCGATTCACGTACGGTGCCGACATGTATCTCACACGCCCCGAGACCGACGGTACCATCATGGGGCGGAACGAGAACAACGATGATGTCAATGAGTTCGGCGCCTACCTCCAGTCTGACACCAGGCTGATCGAAGGCTCGCTGAGCCTGCTGCTTGCGGGACGCGTGGATTACCACAGCGCGCTCGAGAACCCGGTGTTCTCTCCCCGTGCAGGACTGCGCTATACTCCTGCAGAAAATCACAGCATTCGCGCCACTTACAACCAGGCGTATCTCACTCCAGCGATCAGTGACCTTTTCCTCGACCTGCTCGTCGCGGAAGATATTTTCGATACAAATTTCGACCCGATGATGTACAACCTGAGAAATGTGGGTGTGCCGGAGAGTGGGTACAGTTTCCAGCGGCAGAATGGGGATCTCGTTTTTTACTCTGCCAGCAATCCCGGAATGGGATTACCCGTTGGGCAGGCAGGCGCATACTGGGAACTGTCTCGAGAGGCGGTTCTCGCTGAGGTCGAACTCCCTCCGGATCTCATAGAAGCAATCAGGAGCATTCCCAATCCCGATCCTACACAGGTCGGAGGTGCACTCGCCATGCTCAATCTTGAAACGCAGGGCTTCGATCCTGTCGCCGCGTCCAGCATC
This sequence is a window from bacterium. Protein-coding genes within it:
- a CDS encoding fibronectin type III domain-containing protein; translation: MKHSLPSFLTLFLSLTIIMCTGSLQAQRVLVDFGANAGGNSFEVSGWNTLIKSDAVDYTADGPGGLVSDVSADEYSDYMGVSGISRAFTVADCIVVTWYNRSDETVRFTARISFTDTDQPDGGNSDGAWFTMRSAEDYRETWTELAPGETGQTMFAIAPAGVHATMGSFNLVNVNCAIEWGASDQKSFLVCDKIELARADVRAPSIPSGLRTVQVTDSQVQLQWNDAADNVGVVEYFVYADGLVEGYTRENSHTCVFLEPETDYRFTVTARDMMGNESAHSEELTVTTESFAGDATQLQPAGMEYRGAFRLPEDFNWGGEAIAYGQDGDGGQSGAGSGDGYPGSLFVSNLNQPENGLVGEISIPAPLQATTGIEALPVAAVLQQPVNIRPSDINNWDYVDIWRTGLEYLPSDQRLYSAWSIHYTVTGEKHASISCCPADNLSGGPYAGAWYVGDAGTPPIDAQMSDWLFAVPDAWAQDHTDGRQLVVGRFRDGGLSGLGPTMYAIPSAGASPPGQGSELDFTRLLEYGPVQNSDNYHFPDAIDGYKHSDEWREACWLEAGEQSAIAVVGRKAFGDNWYGYHGEQMRHDWVIADVPYPEFYETDPDGKGWRAHLMRPMIVFYNADDLADVADGVSSPHEPQPYAALRIDGRIFFGSEQEIFSAAYDPINHFLYVLEFVRSSEGSLVAHVFETKEVAVNDAARDMRHPSDIQLDVYPQPAGDILNIVCSGEAGAAMHITLSDALGRTRILYDGRMPQGGLRISRDIASLSAGPVFVVLRTSEGIRCRRLMKL
- a CDS encoding TonB-dependent receptor is translated as MRRHIIPITLFLITALYIPLLAQTPAVQGKVSNALTGETLPGVHVRILHGTEHSFVAGAYTDTEGDFQITTLEDGRYTCVISCIGFETDTRNIDVNGNTPLKLNVTLNEEVLDMQQVVVTASRRKEKVLDAPASVAVLTTREMEQRNALTVMDHVQGVQGVDVAEKGVMQREYVARGLNNVFNGTMRTLVDNRLTNLPSLRANISYLQSIDDADIDRIEVVLGPGSALYGPNVTNGVTNIITKSPFASRGTDVSIMGGSQSLASFSGRHAGTVGGRFGYKVSAGYLSAEDWQFTDPVEPYPEDRSTERYSVDARMDYLAGDHSTITVNAGRSSIMRGLDLTDNGAVLAKDFSFSHVQSRFTSGDFFGQVYINMNDAGSTYLLRADQPIVDNSKKIVAELQNGSRIADWQRFTYGADMYLTRPETDGTIMGRNENNDDVNEFGAYLQSDTRLIEGSLSLLLAGRVDYHSALENPVFSPRAGLRYTPAENHSIRATYNQAYLTPAISDLFLDLLVAEDIFDTNFDPMMYNLRNVGVPESGYSFQRQNGDLVFYSASNPGMGLPVGQAGAYWELSREAVLAEVELPPDLIEAIRSIPNPDPTQVGGALAMLNLETQGFDPVAASSIRDIDRLTPTDHQSWELGYKGMVNERIQLGVDLYYSEYENFITPARVATPNVFLNGEQTAAYLYQYLSQGIPPDQAQQIAAQLAEGMAQVPLGTVTPEQAYDRTELLMIPVNYGNINYWGTDVTVKAELSRTFSIGGTYSYISQVYFDDVDGQGPLSLNVPQHKASLSLLYTEPSTGIQGTARYRFVNGHRVKSGVYEGYINSYGLIDLGVRIPVPLPLHPHFVLGVRNALDHKHVQYVGGGEIGRLLTAKMQIRF